One Myxocyprinus asiaticus isolate MX2 ecotype Aquarium Trade chromosome 20, UBuf_Myxa_2, whole genome shotgun sequence genomic region harbors:
- the LOC127411407 gene encoding progonadoliberin-3, whose protein sequence is MEWKGRILVQFLMLVCVLEVSLCQHWSYGWLPGGKRSVGEVEATIRMMDAGNTVLTIPANSPMDQLSPIHIVNEVETEGLPLRGQRFPNRRGRV, encoded by the exons ATGGAGTGGAAAGGAAGGATCCTGGTTCAGTTCTTAatgctagtgtgtgtgttggAGGTTAGTCTTTGTCAGCACTGGTCATACGGTTGGCTTCCTGGAGGAAAGAGAAGTGTTGGTGAAGTGGAGGCAACAATCAGG ATGATGGATGCTGGTAACACAGTTCTGACTATTCCTGCAAACTCTCCTATGGATCAGCTTTCACCAATACACATA GTGAATGAGGTGGAGACTGAAGGTTTGCCTCTGAGAGGACAGAGATTTCCCAACAGACGAGGAAGAGTATGA